GGCGCGGGAGGCCTGGAGCGCGGTGGTCTCGATCTTCGCACATCTGCCCCGTGCGGTGCGCGCCCCGCTGCATCGTCGCGTGGTGGCAGGCTTGCAGCCCGGCGGCGTGTTTGTGCTGGAGGCCTACACCCCGGCACAGTTGCAATTCAAAACCGGCGGACCGTCATCCCTCGAGCTGTTGATGGATCTTCCAACCTTGTTGGAGGAGTTGCGCGGTCTGGACTTTCTCATTGCGCGCGAGGTGGAACGCGAGGTGCAGGAGGGATTATTGCATCGCGGCCGCAGCGCCGTGGTGCAGATATTGGCGGGCAAGCCCTGAGATTGCAGTTCCCACAGAAGGGGTTGCACACGAACGCCGACAGGCAAAGCGGTGGTGCGGAATTAGCCGGCGTTTGTGCGGGATTATAAAATTCCAAATACATGTTCCCAATGACCTGGCCGCTGCCTGAAAATCCGCAAAGCTTTCACGCCCTTTGGGATTTTAAAAATTTGGACTCAACCCGGGTCGATACTTTCGGGGCACAACCGGGTTCCCTGCCACGGCCGCGAGGTTCGATCACTTGCTGCAAATGAGGCCGGTATTTTCGAGGCAGCATCGGAACAAAGCAGCAGACGCACCCGGCATCACGCCGGCAGGAAAGTTCTTCAACACTCCTCGCTTTTCGCCCGCGCCCGGCAAAACGATT
This genomic window from candidate division KSB1 bacterium contains:
- a CDS encoding class I SAM-dependent methyltransferase, whose product is MWDERYSVAEYVYGTQANDFLVSVWPRLPAGKVLCLAEGEGRNAVFLAEKGFEVVAVDSSAVGLAKLARLAQTRGVKVETVCADLADFEMAREAWSAVVSIFAHLPRAVRAPLHRRVVAGLQPGGVFVLEAYTPAQLQFKTGGPSSLELLMDLPTLLEELRGLDFLIAREVEREVQEGLLHRGRSAVVQILAGKP